AGTTCCATCGCACGTGGAGAGTAGTCGTTCATCAGCTCTTCTACTGTCACCGTTCCGTCTTTCAACTCCTTCGCATGTGCATAGATGACGGCTGTTCCGTAAGCATCACGATAACTATCCTTCATCAGGATTTTTCCGGCGTACTTTTTATTCCAAAGACAATCCCAGGACAACGCTACCGAATCGGGTACATAGGCTCGGTTATACAGAATTCCAGCCGTTCCCCACATATAACAGACAGCATAGCGGCTCGCTTTCTCACCCGGTTGGCTCAATTTATTGATTTGTTCGCGGATAAACGGAGCTACATTATTTATGTAGTTAGGAGAATGTGCAAAATTCGTATCGATGGGCAGTAGCAAATGTTTCTTCAACATACGCTCGATGATATATTCCGAAGGACAGACCACATCAAAATCCTCATGCCCCTTTTCAATCTTCGTCAGCATGATCTCGTTGATGTCGAATGTCTGGTAAACGATACGTATATTCTCACCGGTCTGTTCTTTATAATATGCCTGGAAATCCTCGAGTACACCTTCGCCGATGTAGTCTGCCCAGTTGTAGATTTTAAGAACCCGCTCACGAGGTTCACCGGAGTTGTAGCATCCGGTCAAGGTCAGTAAGAGCAGGATTACGGGAATTATTCTTTTCATTTTATTTACGTAGTAGCACATTTGATGGTCTATTAATCTTTTTTCTTCGTTTTTCCTGCCCGGTAATTGATGGCAATCAACAACGCCAATACCACGACAAAAATGATAGCCGAAAGCGGACGAAGTTCCGGGGTCAGTCCTCCCTTACGGGCATCGGCGTAGATGTAAGTAGAGAGTGTCTCCAAACCTTGATTACCAATGGTAAAGACAGTTACGGCAAAATCGTCAATGGACAGGGTCAATGCAAGCATAAAACCACTAATCATTCCCGGACGAATCTCGGGAACAATGACTTTCCACAAAGCCTGCATGGGAGTCGCTCCCAAGTCAAGAGCAGCCTCATAAATATTCGGATTCATCTGCTTCAAACGAGGCAGAACGCTCAAAACAACATATGGCGTACAAAAGGTAATATGAGCAAGCACTACGGTTGTGTATCCTTGCGTGATTCCCAGAGACACAAACAAAAGAAACAGTGATATACCGGTGATAATATCACCATTCAGAATTGGAATACTGTTCACAAATCCAATCGCTTTGCGTGAACGGGCTTTCAGGTTGAATATACCGATAGCGGCAATGCTTCCCAATAATGTAGATGCGGTTGCAGCCAGCAGGGCGATAGTAATTGTATTAATCAGTGCATTCATCAACGAATGATGAGCACCGGTAGTGAATAGCGAAGAATAAAGTTTGGTAGAGAACCCTGTCCAGTTACCCAATACTTTCGCCTCGGTAAATGAATAGATCACAATGATTACAATGGGAGAATAAAGCATGAGCAGCAATATCCATAAATAGGTCTGTGCAAATATCTTCTTTACCATAGCCCGCCTCCTTCGTTTGAATTTTCCTTATCATCGGTACTGAACAGAGAAGTAGCAGCAATCAGCAGCAACATAATAAGCGAAAGTGCCGCTCCATAGTTCCACATGCTGTTATTGATATTTTCCTGAATCGTCGTACCAAAGAGTTTGATGTTATTCATCGTCAGCAACTCGGCAATGGCAAATGTTGATATAGTCGGCATGAACACCATCATAATCCCGCTCATCACACCCGGCATGGAAAGCGGAAGAACTGCTTTCAGAAAGACTTGCACCGGATTGGCTCCCAAGTCTTGTGCAGCTTCAATATAACTATGATCCATCTTCTGCAACGTGTTGTAGATGGGATAGATCATAAAGGGAATAAAATTGTATACCATACCGAATATCAATGCTCCCTCTCCCAACGGTACACTGAAAAAGTCGAACAAGGCAACAGTGGCAAGGGTACGCACAAGAATATTTACCCACATCGGCAGGATAAACAGTACGACCATCGTCTTGGAACGGTTCAGTTTACTGTTACTCAATATCCATGCGGCAGGATAACCCAGTAAAATACAAACAAGGGTGGTAATGATAGCAATACCGATAGAATATACAAAGGTATTGATTGCTTCGGGATGTTCGAAGAACTTCTGAAAATTGGCGAGTGTCAAATGACCGCTATCATCGGTAAAGGCGTATACGACAATTAAGAACAACGGTATGATCACAAAGATCGCCGAAAAAATAATGTAAGGGAGAGTCCAACTCTTACGTGATGACAAAAAGACTATAAACTTCTTATTCACTTCCTTTCCTGTTAATCGGTTATTTTAATTATACGAATAGCATCTGGAGGAATGGTGATACCTACACGGTCTCCGTCATCCCATACATCGTTCGTATCTACAAATACATTCTCGTCCCAGTCTGACAATACAGTCAGATGATAATGGTCACCCTTGTAAAGGATGAATTTCACCTCACCTGTCAGCGTCCCGTCTTCTTCATTATCCTGAAGAATCACTTTTTCAAAGTCTACTTCCACTTTGACATTCGTATCGGCAGCTATATCTTCCACCGGAGTACATTCAAAGTTACAACCCAGAAATTCCACATGAGTGGCATCCCGCAATTTTCCTTCAAATGTATTGCAGATACGCTCTTTCTTCATGATATGAATATCAAACGGCTTCACCAGCAGTCCGACTTCCGCTCCTACTTCAAAATGATGGTAATCCTGTACCAGGAATTCATATCCGCCACACATCACCGTCATTTCATAATGCACACCTTTGAAAATAGAAGTTTCTACCACGCCTACCAACTGCGCCATATCCGAAACAGGGAAAATATAAAGATCTTCCGGACGGATGACTACGTCTACCGGAACATTTTCACCAAATCCTTCATCCACACATTCAAACTCCGTACCGCAAAAGCGTACCAGCTTATCATGAATCATGGTACCATTGAGAATATTACTTTCTCCGATAAAGTCGGCGACAAAAGCGTTGATGGGTTCATTGTATATATCAATCGGTGTACCGATCTGCTGAATCTTTCCTTCACTCATCACGACAATCGTATCACTCAACGTAAGTGCCTCTTCTTGATCATGAGTGACATAAACAAATGTTATACCCAAAGATTTATGCATTTCTTTGAGCTCCATTTGCATATCCTTACGCATTTTCAGGTCGAGCGCTGCCAACGGCTCATCCAATAGCAACACCTCCGGCTCATTCACAATGGCACGGGCAATGGCTACACGTTGTTGCTGACCGCCGGACAGAGAATCCACATCACGATATTCATAATCTGTCATCCCTACCATTTTCAAAGCAGCCTTCACCTTCTTTTCAATGGTCTGTTTCGGCGTCTTTTTCAA
The Bacteroides luhongzhouii DNA segment above includes these coding regions:
- a CDS encoding ABC transporter permease, translated to MVKKIFAQTYLWILLLMLYSPIVIIVIYSFTEAKVLGNWTGFSTKLYSSLFTTGAHHSLMNALINTITIALLAATASTLLGSIAAIGIFNLKARSRKAIGFVNSIPILNGDIITGISLFLLFVSLGITQGYTTVVLAHITFCTPYVVLSVLPRLKQMNPNIYEAALDLGATPMQALWKVIVPEIRPGMISGFMLALTLSIDDFAVTVFTIGNQGLETLSTYIYADARKGGLTPELRPLSAIIFVVVLALLIAINYRAGKTKKKD
- a CDS encoding ABC transporter permease is translated as MNKKFIVFLSSRKSWTLPYIIFSAIFVIIPLFLIVVYAFTDDSGHLTLANFQKFFEHPEAINTFVYSIGIAIITTLVCILLGYPAAWILSNSKLNRSKTMVVLFILPMWVNILVRTLATVALFDFFSVPLGEGALIFGMVYNFIPFMIYPIYNTLQKMDHSYIEAAQDLGANPVQVFLKAVLPLSMPGVMSGIMMVFMPTISTFAIAELLTMNNIKLFGTTIQENINNSMWNYGAALSLIMLLLIAATSLFSTDDKENSNEGGGLW
- the potA gene encoding polyamine ABC transporter ATP-binding protein is translated as MNMQEDKSIIEVSHVSKYFGDKTALDDVTLNVKKGEFVTILGPSGCGKTTLLRLIAGFQTASEGEIRISGMEITQTPPHKRPVNTVFQKYALFPHLNVYDNIAFGLKLKKTPKQTIEKKVKAALKMVGMTDYEYRDVDSLSGGQQQRVAIARAIVNEPEVLLLDEPLAALDLKMRKDMQMELKEMHKSLGITFVYVTHDQEEALTLSDTIVVMSEGKIQQIGTPIDIYNEPINAFVADFIGESNILNGTMIHDKLVRFCGTEFECVDEGFGENVPVDVVIRPEDLYIFPVSDMAQLVGVVETSIFKGVHYEMTVMCGGYEFLVQDYHHFEVGAEVGLLVKPFDIHIMKKERICNTFEGKLRDATHVEFLGCNFECTPVEDIAADTNVKVEVDFEKVILQDNEEDGTLTGEVKFILYKGDHYHLTVLSDWDENVFVDTNDVWDDGDRVGITIPPDAIRIIKITD